One genomic region from Alosa alosa isolate M-15738 ecotype Scorff River chromosome 12, AALO_Geno_1.1, whole genome shotgun sequence encodes:
- the zbtb43 gene encoding zinc finger and BTB domain-containing protein 43, whose protein sequence is MESDKNAFRVEFPDFSCSILQKLNQQRQRGQLCDIIVSIGGHQYRAHRAVLAASSPYFCDQVLLKNSARVVLPEVMNPWVFEGLLQSCYTGSLTLPSCEVVAFLTAASFLQMWHVVDKCTELLEGNTSRSHKTPSGVGCRGSSRAEQHPSPDGESYHGDRGEEAFSDGTGVGGSEGFGRMTSCRGSSDFEQLLDESFSPHALELGAPPSGNGSSPPDRAESASENGDPEAELPRSRPVYVPPSIMGHRKWTQVKTERPCRDDCNSLFTAETASTDSEQLGLPPHQGTSSMHSTEDSVDEKLVSELEESLDCDPLDFYGTSMDRFPNDKDESSPSMSKNSPLELGPGRTGGDDDDDEDGMDGTQDETSNSGFGSGVYKLYPCQCGKSFTHKSQRDRHMSMHMGLRPYGCAVCGKSFKMKHHLVGHMKIHTGIKPYECSLCSKRFMWRDSFNRHTASCRRAHQAKRSATEQSIC, encoded by the coding sequence ATGGAATCTGACAAAAATGCTTTCCGTGTGGAGTTCCCCGACTTCTCGTGCTCCATTCTGCAGAAGCTCAACCAGCAGCGCCAGAGGGGCCAGCTGTGTGACATCATTGTGAGCATCGGGGGCCACCAGTACCGGGCACACCGCGCTGTGCTGGCGGCCAGCTCGCCGTATTTCTGCGACCAGGTCCTGCTCAAAAACAGCGCACGGGTGGTGCTGCCGGAGGTGATGAACCCGTGGGTGTTTGAGGGGTTGCTGCAGTCGTGCTACACTGGTTCTCTGACCCTGCCCTCGTGTGAGGTGGTGGCCTTCCTCACGGCCGCCAGCTTCCTGCAGATGTGGCATGTGGTGGATAAGTGCACCGAGCTGTTGGAGGGGAACACATCACGTTCACACAAAACCCCGTCGGGAGTAGGGTGTCGGGGCAGCAGCCGAGCCGAACAGCATCCATCCCCCGACGGTGAGAGTTACCATGGTGACCGAGGCGAAGAAGCTTTCTCAGACGGCACGGGGGttggagggagtgagggattTGGCAGGATGACTAGCTGCAGAGGATCGTCCGACTTTGAGCAGCTGCTGGATGAGAGCTTTTCACCACATGCGCTGGAGCTTGGAGCGCCCCCTAGTGGAAACGGCTCCTCGCCGCCTGACCGGGCTGAGTCGGCCAGCGAGAATGGAGACCCTGAGGCTGAGCTCCCCAGGTCCAGGCCTGTCTATGTTCCGCCGAGCATCATGGGACATAGGAAGTGGACGCAGGTGAAAACAGAGAGGCCATGCCGCGACGACTGCAATAGCCTGTTCACTGCTGAGACGGCCAGCACAGACTCAGAGCAGCTGGGCCTGCCTCCTCACCAAGGAACCTCCTCCATGCACTCCACAGAGGACAGTGTGGACGAGAAGTTGGTCAGCGAGCTGGAGGAGAGCCTGGATTGTGACCCCCTGGACTTCTACGGCACCTCCATGGACCGCTTCCCCAACGACAAAGATGAGAGTTCGCCCAGCATGTCGAAGAACAGCCCTCTGGAACTGGGCCCAGGAAGAACAGGCGGCGATGACGACGATGATGAGGATGGGATGGATGGCACCCAGGACGAGACGTCCAACTCTGGTTTCGGATCAGGTGTCTATAAGCTCTACCCATGCCAGTGCGGCAAGAGCTTCACGCACAAGAGCCAGCGCGACCGGCACATGAGCATGCACATGGGCCTCCGGCCGTATGGCTGTGCAGTGTGTGGCAAGAGCTTCAAGATGAAGCATCACCTTGTGGGCCACATGAAGATCCACACGGGCATCAAGCCGTACGAGTGCAGCCTTTGCTCCAAGCGCTTCATGTGGAGGGACAGCTTCAACCGCCACACTGCCTCCTGCAGAAGGGCTCACCAGGCCAAGCGGTCTGCAACAGAGCAGAGCATCTGTTGA